A genomic window from Centroberyx gerrardi isolate f3 chromosome 14, fCenGer3.hap1.cur.20231027, whole genome shotgun sequence includes:
- the actr5 gene encoding actin-related protein 5, with protein sequence MASKAEAVCQIFTFQDCKTSPDPIYELAARCLSSSPVPIVIDNGSFQTRAGWACEAAEYRSPKLLFKSVAARSRGAARSETQIGNDISNLEPLRWLLKSQFDRNVVVNFEIQELIFDYVFTHLGIASEGSVDHPMVLTEAPCNPLHCRQMMSELLFECYRVPHVSYGVDGLYSFYHNNAQRNVPPPHTGIVLSSGYHCSHILPVINGRLDAVNCKRVNVGGSQAASYLQRLLQLKYPGHLAAITLSRMEELLHEHSYTAADYHEELEKWRSPEFYEREVHRMQLPFSAKVLGGCVSVEERQERRAQQLRRLQEINARRREEKLQQDQERLDKLLAVQELLDDGLLDQFHKNLVELNMDSAEELQSYINKLHLAVEQGRQKLLHSDGPEGKTEVSELETPMDEGDGVALMEPDFPEDTLPDKPANVVQPVFNMAEYHQLFVGTERLRCPEILFQPSLTGEDQMGLMETLQYVLARYTPEQQEALVSNVFLTGGNMQYPGMKERLERELLAMRPFQSHFQVNMASRPALDAWYGARSWALEHLPAGGGGGAEGWISRQEYEEKGGEYLSEHGSSNVFVPMKIVKPAPARPAELTVPTSTSMAASPAAGGVSSLLTASCPAAAAEVPVVTC encoded by the exons ATGGCTTCCAAGGCAGAAGCGGTCTGTCAAATCTTCACGTTTCAGGACTGCAAAACGTCTCCCGACCCGATTTATGAGCTCGCCGCCCGGTGTTTGAGCTCTTCCCCGGTCCCGATAGTGATCGATAACGGCTCCTTCCAGACCCGGGCCGGCTGGGCGTGCGAGGCGGCGGAGTACCGGTCGCCGAAGCTGCTGTTCAAGTCTGTGGCGGCGCGGAGCAGAGGGGCCGCGCGCAGCGAGACGCAGATCGGTAACGACATCTCGAACCTGGAGCCGCTGCGGTGGCTGCTGAAGAGCCAGTTCGACAGAAACGTGGTGGTGAACTTCGAGATCCAGGAGCTGATCTTCGACTATGTGTTTACACACCTGGGCATCGCGTCAGAG GGCAGTGTGGATCACCCCATGGTGCTGACCGAGGCGCCCTGCAACCCGCTGCACTGTCGTCAGATGATGTCAGAGTTGCTGTTCGAGTGTTACCGCGTCCCGCACGTCTCCTACGGCGTCGACGGCCTGTACAGCTTCTACCACAACAACGCTCAGAGAAACGTCCCGCCGCCGCACACCGGCATCGTCCTCTCCTCAGGATACCACTGCTCCCACATCCTGCCTGTCATCAACGGCAG GTTGGATGCGGTGAACTGTAAGCGTGTGAACGTGGGCGGGAGCCAGGCGGCGTCCTACCTGCAGCGTCTCCTCCAGCTCAAATACCCCGGTCACCTCGCCGCCATCACACTCAGCCGcatggaggagctgctgcacGAACACAGCTACACTGCTGCGGATTACCATGAAG AGCTGGAGAAGTGGCGCAGCCCGGAGTTTTATGAGCGGGAGGTTCACCGCATGCAGCTTCCCTTCTCGGCCAAGGTGCTGGGCGGCTGCGTGAGCGTGGAGGAGCGGCAGGAGAGGCGAGCGCAGCAGCTCCGCCGCCTGCAGGAGATCAACGCCCGCCGCCGGGaggagaagctgcagcaggacCAGGAGAGGCTGGACAAACTGCTGGCTGTGCAG GAGCTGCTGGATGACGGCCTGCTGGATCAGTTTCATAAGAACCTGGTGGAGCTGAACATGGACTCAGCTGAGGAGCTTCAGTCCTACATCAACAAGCTGCACCTGGCTGTGGAGCAGGGCCGCCAGAAACTGCTGCACAGCGACGGGCCGGAGGGGAAGACTGAG GTGTCGGAGCTGGAGACGCCGATGGACGAGGGAGACGGAGTGGCGCTGATGGAGCCTGACTTCCCCGAGGACACGCTGCCAGACAAACCCGCTAATGTGGTCCAG CCAGTGTTCAACATGGCGGAGTACCACCAGCTGTTTGTGGGGACGGAGCGCCTCAGGTGTCCGGAGATCCTGTTCCAGCCCTCGCTCACTGGAGAGGACCAGATGGGACTGATGGAGACGCTGCAGTACGTCTTGGCCAG GTACACTCCTGAGCAGCAGGAGGCGCTGGTGAGCAACGTGTTCCTGACAGGAGGGAACATGCAGTATCCAGGCATGAaggagaggctggagagagagctgctggcCATGAGGCCCTTCCAGTCTCACTTCCAG GTGAACATGGCGTCGCGTCCGGCCCTGGACGCCTGGTACGGGGCCAGATCCTGGGCCTTGGAGCATcttcctgcaggaggaggaggaggggcggagggcTGGATCAGCAGGCAGGAGTacgaggagaagggaggagaataCCTGAGCGAACACGGCTCCTCTAATGTCTTTGTTCCCATGAAGATCGTCAAACCCGCCCCTGCTCGCCCCGCAGAACTCACCGTTCCCACATCCACGTCGATGGCGGCGTCTCCTGCTGCCGGCGGCGTCTCATCTCTTCTGACTGCTTcctgtcctgctgctgcagctgaggtTCCCGTGGTTACGTGCTAG